A stretch of the Hippocampus zosterae strain Florida chromosome 18, ASM2543408v3, whole genome shotgun sequence genome encodes the following:
- the myo5b gene encoding unconventional myosin-Vb isoform X3 — protein sequence MSSHYNPYKKYTRVWIPHEENIWQAAEITRDFKQGESVLHLSLEDGTPLEYPVGPSSNAMPFLRNPDILVGENDLTALSYLHEPAVLHNLRVRFLESNHIYTYCGIVLVAINPYEELQIYGEEVINAYSGRNMGDMDPHIFAVAEEAYKQMARDERNQSIIVSGESGAGKTVSAKYAMRFFATVGGAANDTNVEEKVLASNPIMEAIGNAKTTRNDNSSRFGKYIEIGFNRSYHIIGANMRTYLLEKSRVVFQAEDERNYHIFYQLCASASLPELRDLSLTSAEDFVYTSMGENIFIDGVSDADDLDRTRQAFRLLGIKDASQNAIFKVLAAVLHLGNIEIYADRDGESCHVSSDDVHLAHFCRLLGLEHPQMEHWLCHRKLVTASETYVKNMSAKQAGNARDALAKHIYARMFDWIVSHINLALHTTSKQHSFIGVLDIYGFETFEINSFEQFCINYANEKLQQQFNSHVFKLEQEEYMKEQIPWTLIDFHDNQPCIDLIEARLGVLDLLDEECKVPKGTDQNWAQKLYRQHASSPHFQKPRMSNSAFIIVHFADKVAYECAGFLEKNRDTVNDEQINILKASKLQLVADLFSGEDGAPKSARVNVRPAKSAPKPPNKEHRKSVGLQFRSSLHLLMETLNATTPHYVRCIKPNDVKEAFSFDSGRAVQQLRACGVLETIRISAAGYPSRWTYNDFFSRYRVLMRKSDMSCPDKKLVCQKLLETLIKEGDMFQLGKSKIFFRAGQVAYLEKLRADKFRAACITVQKTVRGWLQKVRYQKIRKSVILLQRYGRGYLARRYAEYLRLTRAAVVCQKNYRMARERRAFLNVRWATVTIQAYARGMFTRRIYQEFLLHHKALIIQKCVRGWLQRLKYQRMWRAAVVLQCAYRRTLALRHFKTLKTEARSTKGLKKLNTGMENKIVQLQRKMDDQGKEYREQNEQLLRANTTLGTELSRVQQELQHLQQARSQQGSATQLTAMRAELEALGVQLDEAQAQKSQMEEQHRSEKLVLTQRVAELEKENALLKSQKEELNQKIKQQSSRAQEDVGSALLRAEMDAERRRYQNLLKEYSRLEQRYDNLKEEVSLGKFQMGHHRTSSNQSSLESDSNYTSISTSEAGDADDALQLVEEMGADKAAMDISIFIKLQKRVRDLEQERKRLQASLDKIDEAARNKNCEEETAKRLKSAADAEQEAADLAYNSLKRQELEWENQQLKNDLNELRRSVGERAADTDASKQLRDGYDILMSQLKAATEELDARKEEVVILRTQIVSAAQQHDHNKHAQENESADEVDMGTLPSDKDQALMVYQQVCQSKKLLECELQSQARQHGEEVEALRAEVETLKEDVEKKQEALNYTTSLSPEALLEYSVQLEITRLTNDNLDLKELVEKLEKNERKLKKQLRIYMKKVQELEVSHSSSRTRSDLGRHVTLQRKEKDFEGMLEYDQEDEVMLIKTLITDMRPGMLSGTVPCLPAYILFMCVRHADYVNDDRKVESLLTATINAIKRVLKRNEDFETTSFWLANTSRLLHCLKQYSGDEAFMVQNTSKQNEHCLKNFDLAEYRQVLSDLSIQIYQQLIRIAEATIQPMIVSAMLESESIPSLAGVKPAGYRNRSSSVDKDGSAGNAAGGYTLQALIRQLGLFDGVMRDHGLDPEIAGQVVRQLFHCVNAITLNNILLRKDVCSWSTGMQLRYNTSQMEEWLRANKLYQTGAAQALCPIIQVAQLLQVKKKTSQDADAICSLCTALNSQQIVKILNLYTPLNEFEERVTVSFIRNIQKQLQECEAAGATQEGGVAKEAPQLLVDTKQTLPLLFPYAPSSLGLETLHIPASLGLHFLVRV from the exons ATGAGCTCACATTATAACCCTTACAAAAAG TACACGCGGGTATGGATCCCGCACGAGGAGAACATATGGCAGGCGGCGGAGATCACCCGAGACTTCAAGCAAGGAGAGTCCGTGCTGCACCTCAGCCTGGAGGATGGCACA CCGCTGGAATACCCGGTGGGCCCCTCGAGCAACGCCATGCCCTTCCTGCGTAACCCCGACATCCTGGTGGGTGAGAACGACCTGACGGCGCTGAGTTACCTTCACGAGCCCGCCGTGCTGCACAACCTCAGAGTGCGCTTCCTGGAGTCCAATCACATCTACACCTACTGCG GTATCGTCCTTGTGGCCATCAACCCGTACGAGGAGTTGCAGATCTACGGCGAGGAGGTGATCAACGCCTACAGCGGTCGGAACATGGGCGACATGGACCCGCACATCTTCGCCGTGGCCGAGGAAGCATACAAACAGATGGCCAG GGACGAGAGGAACCAGTCCATCATCGTGAGTGGAGAATCGGGAGCAGGCAAGACTGTTTCTGCTAAGTATGCCATGAGGTTCTTTGCCACCGTTGGAGGAGCTGCCAACGACACCAATGTCGAGGAGAAAGTCCTCGCCTCCAATCCCATCATGGAG GCCATTGGGAACGCCAAGACCACGAGGAACGACAACAGCAGTCGCTTTGGGAAGTACATCGAGATCGGGTTCAACCGCAGCTACCACATCATCGGAGCCAACATGCGAACGTACCTGCTTGAGAAGTCGCGGGTGGTCTTCCAG GCTGAAGATGAGCGCAACTACCACATCTTCTACCAGCTGTGCGCGTCCGCCTCTTTGCCGGAACTGCGAGACCTGAGCCTCA CCAGCGCCGAAGACTTTGTGTACACGTCCATGGGCGAAAACATCTTCATCGACGGCGTGAGTGACGCTGACGACTTGGACAGAACCAGGCAGGCCTTCAGACTACTGG GCATCAAAGACGCCAGCCAGAACGCCATCTTCAAGGTCCTGGCGGCCGTCCTGCATCTGGGCAACATCGAGATCTACGCCGACAGGGACGGCGAGTCGTGCCATGTCTCA AGTGACGACGTCCACCTGGCTCACTTCTGCAGGCTTCTGGGCCTGGAGCATCCTCAAATGGAGCACTGGCTGTGCCACAGGAAGTTGGTGACGGCGTCCGAGACCTACGTAAAAAACATGTCGGCCAAGCAGGCAGGCAATGCCCGCGACGCCCTGGCCAAGCACATCTACGCCCGCATGTTCGACTGGATCGTGTCACACATTAACCTGGCGCTGCACACGACCTCCAAGCAGCACTCCTTCATCGGCGTCCTCGACATCTACGG GTTTGAAACCTTTGAGATCAACAGCTTTGAGCAGTTCTGCATCAACTACGCCAACGAGAAGCTTCAGCAGCAGTTCAATTCG CACGTCTTCAAATTGGAGCAGGAGGAGTACATGAAAGAGCAGATCCCGTGGACCCTCATCGATTTCCACGACAACCAGCCGTGCATCGACCTGATCGAGGCGCGACTCGGCGTGCTCGACCTTCTGGACGAAGAGTGCAAA GTCCCCAAAGGAACAGATCAGAACTGGGCTCAGAAGCTGTACAGGCAACATGCCTCCAGCCCCCACTTTCAGAAACCTCGAATGTCCAACTCTGCTTTCATCATCGTCCATTTTGCTGATAAG GTGGCGTACGAGTGTGCAGGCTTCCTGGAGAAGAACAGAGACACCGTGAATGACGAGCAGATCAACATCCTCAAGGCCAGTAAG CTTCAGCTGGTGGCCGACCTGTTCAGCGGCGAGGACGGCGCCCCCAAATCCGCCAGAGTCAACGTGCGGCCCGCAAAGTCCGCCCCCAAACCACCCAACAAAGAACACAGGAAGAGCGTCGGCCTGCAG TTCCGCAGCTCTCTGCATCTTCTGATGGAGACACTCAACGCCACCACGCCTCACTACGTACGCTGCATCAAACCCAACGACGTCAAGGAGGCCTTCTC GTTTGACTCTGGTCGAGCAGTGCAGCAGCTGCGAGCGTGCGGCGTTCTGGAGACCATCCGCATCAGCGCCGCTGGATACCCGTCCAG GTGGACATACAACGACTTCTTCAGCCGGTATCGCGTGTTGATGCGCAAGTCGGACATGTCGTGCCCAGACAAGAAGTTAGTGTGTCAGAAGCTGTTGGAGACGCTCATCAAG GAAGGCGACATGTTCCAGTTGGGAAAAAGCAAGATCTTCTTCCGGGCGGGTCAGGTGGCCTATTTGGAGAAGCTGCGCGCCGACAAGTTCCGCGCCGCCTGCATCACCGTCCAGAAGACGGTGCGCGGATGGCTGCAGAAGGTCCGCTACCAGAAGATCCGCAAATCTGTCATTTTGCTGCAGAGATACGGGCGAGGATACTTGGCGCGCAG ATACGCGGAATACTTGCGCCTGACACGCGCCGCCGTGGTGTGCCAGAAGAACTACCGCATGGCCAGAGAGCGCCGCGCCTTCCTGAACGTGCGCTGGGCCACAGTCACCATCCAGGCCTATGCGCGGGGGATGTTCACACGCAGGATCTACCAGGAG TTCCTGCTGCACCACAAGGCGCTGATCATCCAGAAGTGCGTCCGCGGGTGGCTGCAGAGGCTCAAGTACCAGCGGATGTGGCGGGCCGCCGTGGTGCTGCAGTGCGCCTACAGGCGCACTCTGGCGCTGCGCCATTTCAAGACGCTCAAGACGGAGGCGCGCTCGACCAAAGGCCTGAAGAAGCTCAACACGGGCATGGAGAACAAGATTGTCCAGCTGCAGAGGAAGATGGACGACCAG GGAAAGGAGTACCGCGAGCAGAACGAGCAGCTCCTGCGCGCCAACACCACCCTCGGCACAGAGCTCAGTCGCGTCCAGCAGGAGCTGCAGCACCTGCAGCAGGCGCGCAGCCAGCAGGGAAGCGCCACTCAGCTGACGGCGATGCGGGCCGAGCTGGAGGCGCTCGGCGTGCAGCTGGACGAGGCCCAGGCCCAGAAGAGCCAGATGGAGGAGCAGCACCGTTCCGAGAAGCTGGTGCTTACCCAG AGGGTGGCCGAACTGGAGAAAGAAAACGCACTGCTCAAGAGCCAAAAGGAAGAACTCAACCAGAAGATCAAACAACAGTCCAGCCGCGCTCAAG AGGATGTGGGAAGCGCCTTGCTGCGCGCCGAAATGGACGCCGAGCGACGTCGCTACcaaaacctcctgaaagaatATTCCAGACTGGAGCAGAGATACGACAACTTGAAGGAAGAAGTTTCTCTCGGcaag TTCCAGATGGGCCACCACCGAACCTCATCCAATCAGAGCAGCCTGGAGTCGGACTCTAACTACACGTCCATCTCCACCTCGGAGGCGGGAGACGCCGATGACGCCCTGCAGCTGGTGGAG GAGATGGGCGCCGACAAGGCGGCCATGGACATCAGCATCTTCATCAAGCTTCAGAAGCGCGTGCGCGACTTAGAACAAGAGAGGAAGCGGCTGCAGGCCAGCCTGGATAAAATCGACGAAGCAGCCAGGAACAAG AACTGCGAGGAGGAGACAGCCAAGCGTCTCAAGAGCGCAGCTGATGCAGAGCAGGAGGCAGCAGACTTGGCCTACAATAGCCTGAAG CGTCAGGAGCTCGAGTGGGAGAACCAGCAGCTAAAGAACGATCTCAACGAGTTGCGTCGCAGCGTAGGCGAACGGGCGGCGGACACCGACGCCTCCAAACAGCTGCGCGATGGCTACGACATCCTGATGAGTCAACTGAAGGCAGCCACTGAGGAGCTGGACGCGCGCAAGGAGGAAGTGGTCATACTCAGGACGCAGATCGTCAGCGCCGCGCAGCAACACGACCACAACAAACACGCACAG GAGAACGAGAGCGCGGATGAAGTTGACATGGGGACTCTACCTTCGGACAAAGACCAGGCTCTGATGGTCTACCAGCAAGTGTGCCAGTCCAAAAA ACTCCTCGAGTGCGAGCTTCAGTCTCAGGCACGCCAACACGGCGAGGAGGTGGAGGCGCTGCGGGCCGAAGTGGAGACGCTGAAGGAGGACGTGGAGAAGAAGCAGGAGGCACTCAACTACACGACGTCCTTGTCGCCGGAGGCCCTGCTGGAGTACAGCGTGCAGCTGGAGATCACCAGGCTCACCAACGACAACCTG GACTTAAAGGAGCTGGTGGAGAAACTGGAGAAGAACGAGCGCAAGCTAAAGAAACAGCTGAGGATCTACATGAAGAAGGTCCAGGAGCTGGAAG TGAGTCACAGCAGCAGTCGCACCAGGTCCGACTTGGGTCGCCATGTGACACTTCAACGCAAGGAGAAAGACTTTGAGGGCATGCTGGAGTATGATCAGGAAGACGAAGTGATGCTCATCAAAACGCTCATCACAG ATATGCGTCCTGGCATGTTGTCAGGCACAGTCCCGTGTCTTCCGGCGTACATCCTCTTCATGTGCGTCCGCCACGCTGATTACgtcaacgacgaccgcaaggtgGAGTCTCTGCTCACCGCCACTATCAACGCCATCAAGCGCGTCCTCAAG AGGAACGAAGACTTTGAGACGACTTCCTTCTGGCTGGCCAACACCAGCCGACTCCTGCACTGCCTCAAACAGTACAGCGGCGACGAG GCGTTCATGGTTCAGAATACGTCAAAGCAGAACGAGCACTGCCTGAAGAACTTCGACCTGGCCGAGTACCGACAAGTTCTCAGCGACCTTTCCATTCAGATCTACCAGCAGCTCATACGCATCGCCGAGGCCACCATACAGCCCATGATTG TCTCTGCCATGTTGGAGAGCGAGAGCATCCCGAGCCTGGCGGGGGTCAAGCCCGCCGGCTATCGGAACCGTTCATCCAGCGTGGACAAGGACGGGAGCGCCGGCAATGCAGCCGGCGGCTACACGCTACAGGCGCTCATCCGCCAGCTGGGCCTCTTTGACGGTGTCATGCGCGACCACGGCCTGGACCCCGAGATCGCCGGCCAGGTGGTCCGCCAGCTCTTCCACTGCGTCAACGCCATCACGCTCAACAACATCCTGCTGCGCAAGGACGTCTGCTCCTGGAGCACCGGCATGCAGCTCAG GTACAACACGAGCCAGATGGAGGAGTGGCTGCGTGCTAACAAGTTGTACCAGACGGGGGCAGCGCAGGCACTCTGTCCCATCATTCAAGTTGCTCAGCTGCTGCAAGTCAAGAAGAAAACCTCGCAGGACGCCGACGCCATCTGCTCACTGTGCACTGCCCTCAACTCCCAGCAG ATCGTCAAGATCCTCAACTTGTATACGCCGCTCAATGAGTTTGAAGAGCGCGTCACCGTATCCTTCATCAGGAACATACAG AAGCAACTCCAGGAGTGCGAAGCGGCTGGCGCGACTCAGGAGGGGGGCGTGGCCAAGGAAGCCCCCCAGCTGCTGGTGGACACCAAGCAGACGCTGCCGCTGCTCTTCCCATACGCGCCGTCCTCGCTGGGCCTGGAGACACTCCACATTCCCGCCTCGCTGGGACTCCACTTCCTGGTCAGGGTCTGA
- the myo5b gene encoding unconventional myosin-Vb isoform X1, which translates to MSVNELYTTYTRVWIPHEENIWQAAEITRDFKQGESVLHLSLEDGTPLEYPVGPSSNAMPFLRNPDILVGENDLTALSYLHEPAVLHNLRVRFLESNHIYTYCGIVLVAINPYEELQIYGEEVINAYSGRNMGDMDPHIFAVAEEAYKQMARDERNQSIIVSGESGAGKTVSAKYAMRFFATVGGAANDTNVEEKVLASNPIMEAIGNAKTTRNDNSSRFGKYIEIGFNRSYHIIGANMRTYLLEKSRVVFQAEDERNYHIFYQLCASASLPELRDLSLTSAEDFVYTSMGENIFIDGVSDADDLDRTRQAFRLLGIKDASQNAIFKVLAAVLHLGNIEIYADRDGESCHVSSDDVHLAHFCRLLGLEHPQMEHWLCHRKLVTASETYVKNMSAKQAGNARDALAKHIYARMFDWIVSHINLALHTTSKQHSFIGVLDIYGYCPHLSCSHQVPADNRVARRFETFEINSFEQFCINYANEKLQQQFNSHVFKLEQEEYMKEQIPWTLIDFHDNQPCIDLIEARLGVLDLLDEECKVPKGTDQNWAQKLYRQHASSPHFQKPRMSNSAFIIVHFADKVAYECAGFLEKNRDTVNDEQINILKASKLQLVADLFSGEDGAPKSARVNVRPAKSAPKPPNKEHRKSVGLQFRSSLHLLMETLNATTPHYVRCIKPNDVKEAFSFDSGRAVQQLRACGVLETIRISAAGYPSRWTYNDFFSRYRVLMRKSDMSCPDKKLVCQKLLETLIKEGDMFQLGKSKIFFRAGQVAYLEKLRADKFRAACITVQKTVRGWLQKVRYQKIRKSVILLQRYGRGYLARRYAEYLRLTRAAVVCQKNYRMARERRAFLNVRWATVTIQAYARGMFTRRIYQEFLLHHKALIIQKCVRGWLQRLKYQRMWRAAVVLQCAYRRTLALRHFKTLKTEARSTKGLKKLNTGMENKIVQLQRKMDDQGKEYREQNEQLLRANTTLGTELSRVQQELQHLQQARSQQGSATQLTAMRAELEALGVQLDEAQAQKSQMEEQHRSEKLVLTQRVAELEKENALLKSQKEELNQKIKQQSSRAQEDVGSALLRAEMDAERRRYQNLLKEYSRLEQRYDNLKEEVSLGKFQMGHHRTSSNQSSLESDSNYTSISTSEAGDADDALQLVEEMGADKAAMDISIFIKLQKRVRDLEQERKRLQASLDKIDEAARNKNCEEETAKRLKSAADAEQEAADLAYNSLKRQELEWENQQLKNDLNELRRSVGERAADTDASKQLRDGYDILMSQLKAATEELDARKEEVVILRTQIVSAAQQHDHNKHAQENESADEVDMGTLPSDKDQALMVYQQVCQSKKLLECELQSQARQHGEEVEALRAEVETLKEDVEKKQEALNYTTSLSPEALLEYSVQLEITRLTNDNLDLKELVEKLEKNERKLKKQLRIYMKKVQELEVSHSSSRTRSDLGRHVTLQRKEKDFEGMLEYDQEDEVMLIKTLITDMRPGMLSGTVPCLPAYILFMCVRHADYVNDDRKVESLLTATINAIKRVLKRNEDFETTSFWLANTSRLLHCLKQYSGDEAFMVQNTSKQNEHCLKNFDLAEYRQVLSDLSIQIYQQLIRIAEATIQPMIVSAMLESESIPSLAGVKPAGYRNRSSSVDKDGSAGNAAGGYTLQALIRQLGLFDGVMRDHGLDPEIAGQVVRQLFHCVNAITLNNILLRKDVCSWSTGMQLRYNTSQMEEWLRANKLYQTGAAQALCPIIQVAQLLQVKKKTSQDADAICSLCTALNSQQIVKILNLYTPLNEFEERVTVSFIRNIQKQLQECEAAGATQEGGVAKEAPQLLVDTKQTLPLLFPYAPSSLGLETLHIPASLGLHFLVRV; encoded by the exons ATGTCCGTCAACGAGCTCTACACGACG TACACGCGGGTATGGATCCCGCACGAGGAGAACATATGGCAGGCGGCGGAGATCACCCGAGACTTCAAGCAAGGAGAGTCCGTGCTGCACCTCAGCCTGGAGGATGGCACA CCGCTGGAATACCCGGTGGGCCCCTCGAGCAACGCCATGCCCTTCCTGCGTAACCCCGACATCCTGGTGGGTGAGAACGACCTGACGGCGCTGAGTTACCTTCACGAGCCCGCCGTGCTGCACAACCTCAGAGTGCGCTTCCTGGAGTCCAATCACATCTACACCTACTGCG GTATCGTCCTTGTGGCCATCAACCCGTACGAGGAGTTGCAGATCTACGGCGAGGAGGTGATCAACGCCTACAGCGGTCGGAACATGGGCGACATGGACCCGCACATCTTCGCCGTGGCCGAGGAAGCATACAAACAGATGGCCAG GGACGAGAGGAACCAGTCCATCATCGTGAGTGGAGAATCGGGAGCAGGCAAGACTGTTTCTGCTAAGTATGCCATGAGGTTCTTTGCCACCGTTGGAGGAGCTGCCAACGACACCAATGTCGAGGAGAAAGTCCTCGCCTCCAATCCCATCATGGAG GCCATTGGGAACGCCAAGACCACGAGGAACGACAACAGCAGTCGCTTTGGGAAGTACATCGAGATCGGGTTCAACCGCAGCTACCACATCATCGGAGCCAACATGCGAACGTACCTGCTTGAGAAGTCGCGGGTGGTCTTCCAG GCTGAAGATGAGCGCAACTACCACATCTTCTACCAGCTGTGCGCGTCCGCCTCTTTGCCGGAACTGCGAGACCTGAGCCTCA CCAGCGCCGAAGACTTTGTGTACACGTCCATGGGCGAAAACATCTTCATCGACGGCGTGAGTGACGCTGACGACTTGGACAGAACCAGGCAGGCCTTCAGACTACTGG GCATCAAAGACGCCAGCCAGAACGCCATCTTCAAGGTCCTGGCGGCCGTCCTGCATCTGGGCAACATCGAGATCTACGCCGACAGGGACGGCGAGTCGTGCCATGTCTCA AGTGACGACGTCCACCTGGCTCACTTCTGCAGGCTTCTGGGCCTGGAGCATCCTCAAATGGAGCACTGGCTGTGCCACAGGAAGTTGGTGACGGCGTCCGAGACCTACGTAAAAAACATGTCGGCCAAGCAGGCAGGCAATGCCCGCGACGCCCTGGCCAAGCACATCTACGCCCGCATGTTCGACTGGATCGTGTCACACATTAACCTGGCGCTGCACACGACCTCCAAGCAGCACTCCTTCATCGGCGTCCTCGACATCTACGGGTATTGCCCCCATCTCAGTTGCTCTCATCAGGTCCCGGCTGATAATCGTGTCGCCCGCAGGTTTGAAACCTTTGAGATCAACAGCTTTGAGCAGTTCTGCATCAACTACGCCAACGAGAAGCTTCAGCAGCAGTTCAATTCG CACGTCTTCAAATTGGAGCAGGAGGAGTACATGAAAGAGCAGATCCCGTGGACCCTCATCGATTTCCACGACAACCAGCCGTGCATCGACCTGATCGAGGCGCGACTCGGCGTGCTCGACCTTCTGGACGAAGAGTGCAAA GTCCCCAAAGGAACAGATCAGAACTGGGCTCAGAAGCTGTACAGGCAACATGCCTCCAGCCCCCACTTTCAGAAACCTCGAATGTCCAACTCTGCTTTCATCATCGTCCATTTTGCTGATAAG GTGGCGTACGAGTGTGCAGGCTTCCTGGAGAAGAACAGAGACACCGTGAATGACGAGCAGATCAACATCCTCAAGGCCAGTAAG CTTCAGCTGGTGGCCGACCTGTTCAGCGGCGAGGACGGCGCCCCCAAATCCGCCAGAGTCAACGTGCGGCCCGCAAAGTCCGCCCCCAAACCACCCAACAAAGAACACAGGAAGAGCGTCGGCCTGCAG TTCCGCAGCTCTCTGCATCTTCTGATGGAGACACTCAACGCCACCACGCCTCACTACGTACGCTGCATCAAACCCAACGACGTCAAGGAGGCCTTCTC GTTTGACTCTGGTCGAGCAGTGCAGCAGCTGCGAGCGTGCGGCGTTCTGGAGACCATCCGCATCAGCGCCGCTGGATACCCGTCCAG GTGGACATACAACGACTTCTTCAGCCGGTATCGCGTGTTGATGCGCAAGTCGGACATGTCGTGCCCAGACAAGAAGTTAGTGTGTCAGAAGCTGTTGGAGACGCTCATCAAG GAAGGCGACATGTTCCAGTTGGGAAAAAGCAAGATCTTCTTCCGGGCGGGTCAGGTGGCCTATTTGGAGAAGCTGCGCGCCGACAAGTTCCGCGCCGCCTGCATCACCGTCCAGAAGACGGTGCGCGGATGGCTGCAGAAGGTCCGCTACCAGAAGATCCGCAAATCTGTCATTTTGCTGCAGAGATACGGGCGAGGATACTTGGCGCGCAG ATACGCGGAATACTTGCGCCTGACACGCGCCGCCGTGGTGTGCCAGAAGAACTACCGCATGGCCAGAGAGCGCCGCGCCTTCCTGAACGTGCGCTGGGCCACAGTCACCATCCAGGCCTATGCGCGGGGGATGTTCACACGCAGGATCTACCAGGAG TTCCTGCTGCACCACAAGGCGCTGATCATCCAGAAGTGCGTCCGCGGGTGGCTGCAGAGGCTCAAGTACCAGCGGATGTGGCGGGCCGCCGTGGTGCTGCAGTGCGCCTACAGGCGCACTCTGGCGCTGCGCCATTTCAAGACGCTCAAGACGGAGGCGCGCTCGACCAAAGGCCTGAAGAAGCTCAACACGGGCATGGAGAACAAGATTGTCCAGCTGCAGAGGAAGATGGACGACCAG GGAAAGGAGTACCGCGAGCAGAACGAGCAGCTCCTGCGCGCCAACACCACCCTCGGCACAGAGCTCAGTCGCGTCCAGCAGGAGCTGCAGCACCTGCAGCAGGCGCGCAGCCAGCAGGGAAGCGCCACTCAGCTGACGGCGATGCGGGCCGAGCTGGAGGCGCTCGGCGTGCAGCTGGACGAGGCCCAGGCCCAGAAGAGCCAGATGGAGGAGCAGCACCGTTCCGAGAAGCTGGTGCTTACCCAG AGGGTGGCCGAACTGGAGAAAGAAAACGCACTGCTCAAGAGCCAAAAGGAAGAACTCAACCAGAAGATCAAACAACAGTCCAGCCGCGCTCAAG AGGATGTGGGAAGCGCCTTGCTGCGCGCCGAAATGGACGCCGAGCGACGTCGCTACcaaaacctcctgaaagaatATTCCAGACTGGAGCAGAGATACGACAACTTGAAGGAAGAAGTTTCTCTCGGcaag TTCCAGATGGGCCACCACCGAACCTCATCCAATCAGAGCAGCCTGGAGTCGGACTCTAACTACACGTCCATCTCCACCTCGGAGGCGGGAGACGCCGATGACGCCCTGCAGCTGGTGGAG GAGATGGGCGCCGACAAGGCGGCCATGGACATCAGCATCTTCATCAAGCTTCAGAAGCGCGTGCGCGACTTAGAACAAGAGAGGAAGCGGCTGCAGGCCAGCCTGGATAAAATCGACGAAGCAGCCAGGAACAAG AACTGCGAGGAGGAGACAGCCAAGCGTCTCAAGAGCGCAGCTGATGCAGAGCAGGAGGCAGCAGACTTGGCCTACAATAGCCTGAAG CGTCAGGAGCTCGAGTGGGAGAACCAGCAGCTAAAGAACGATCTCAACGAGTTGCGTCGCAGCGTAGGCGAACGGGCGGCGGACACCGACGCCTCCAAACAGCTGCGCGATGGCTACGACATCCTGATGAGTCAACTGAAGGCAGCCACTGAGGAGCTGGACGCGCGCAAGGAGGAAGTGGTCATACTCAGGACGCAGATCGTCAGCGCCGCGCAGCAACACGACCACAACAAACACGCACAG GAGAACGAGAGCGCGGATGAAGTTGACATGGGGACTCTACCTTCGGACAAAGACCAGGCTCTGATGGTCTACCAGCAAGTGTGCCAGTCCAAAAA ACTCCTCGAGTGCGAGCTTCAGTCTCAGGCACGCCAACACGGCGAGGAGGTGGAGGCGCTGCGGGCCGAAGTGGAGACGCTGAAGGAGGACGTGGAGAAGAAGCAGGAGGCACTCAACTACACGACGTCCTTGTCGCCGGAGGCCCTGCTGGAGTACAGCGTGCAGCTGGAGATCACCAGGCTCACCAACGACAACCTG GACTTAAAGGAGCTGGTGGAGAAACTGGAGAAGAACGAGCGCAAGCTAAAGAAACAGCTGAGGATCTACATGAAGAAGGTCCAGGAGCTGGAAG TGAGTCACAGCAGCAGTCGCACCAGGTCCGACTTGGGTCGCCATGTGACACTTCAACGCAAGGAGAAAGACTTTGAGGGCATGCTGGAGTATGATCAGGAAGACGAAGTGATGCTCATCAAAACGCTCATCACAG ATATGCGTCCTGGCATGTTGTCAGGCACAGTCCCGTGTCTTCCGGCGTACATCCTCTTCATGTGCGTCCGCCACGCTGATTACgtcaacgacgaccgcaaggtgGAGTCTCTGCTCACCGCCACTATCAACGCCATCAAGCGCGTCCTCAAG AGGAACGAAGACTTTGAGACGACTTCCTTCTGGCTGGCCAACACCAGCCGACTCCTGCACTGCCTCAAACAGTACAGCGGCGACGAG GCGTTCATGGTTCAGAATACGTCAAAGCAGAACGAGCACTGCCTGAAGAACTTCGACCTGGCCGAGTACCGACAAGTTCTCAGCGACCTTTCCATTCAGATCTACCAGCAGCTCATACGCATCGCCGAGGCCACCATACAGCCCATGATTG TCTCTGCCATGTTGGAGAGCGAGAGCATCCCGAGCCTGGCGGGGGTCAAGCCCGCCGGCTATCGGAACCGTTCATCCAGCGTGGACAAGGACGGGAGCGCCGGCAATGCAGCCGGCGGCTACACGCTACAGGCGCTCATCCGCCAGCTGGGCCTCTTTGACGGTGTCATGCGCGACCACGGCCTGGACCCCGAGATCGCCGGCCAGGTGGTCCGCCAGCTCTTCCACTGCGTCAACGCCATCACGCTCAACAACATCCTGCTGCGCAAGGACGTCTGCTCCTGGAGCACCGGCATGCAGCTCAG GTACAACACGAGCCAGATGGAGGAGTGGCTGCGTGCTAACAAGTTGTACCAGACGGGGGCAGCGCAGGCACTCTGTCCCATCATTCAAGTTGCTCAGCTGCTGCAAGTCAAGAAGAAAACCTCGCAGGACGCCGACGCCATCTGCTCACTGTGCACTGCCCTCAACTCCCAGCAG ATCGTCAAGATCCTCAACTTGTATACGCCGCTCAATGAGTTTGAAGAGCGCGTCACCGTATCCTTCATCAGGAACATACAG AAGCAACTCCAGGAGTGCGAAGCGGCTGGCGCGACTCAGGAGGGGGGCGTGGCCAAGGAAGCCCCCCAGCTGCTGGTGGACACCAAGCAGACGCTGCCGCTGCTCTTCCCATACGCGCCGTCCTCGCTGGGCCTGGAGACACTCCACATTCCCGCCTCGCTGGGACTCCACTTCCTGGTCAGGGTCTGA